The nucleotide window CTGTATCACATACGCTGTTGATACAGAGATGAATTGAGGGGTGTTCCTTTGATTATTCGGACAGCGATCAAAATATGCGATTTCTTGTCGGAATGTTGTTGTTCATCAAAGAGTTTATCGTAGGTAGGAATTAGGATtgaaccaaaggaagaaaatgtGTTGCAGTTTtgagtttttcatttttttttttgttccgTGGTTTTCTTTGGTGAAAGAAATGGTAGGGAGACAATATAGGATTAATGGTGAGGGTTATAAATGGGGGAATAGAAAGGGTTGAGAGGGAATTTACCATTTTAACCttatgtgcattgcacatgatagtttttaactgagatttttaaccaggtttggcctaaaggacaaaatgtgcaagattttgaaaggttaaggacaccgcctgtaaacttttggccaaaaggacagcgcctgcaatttgatgtatacataaaggacaaaacttgtaatttactcaaattaTAATAAATTCAAATTCATTTaaaatagagtaaacttccgttttgctccctgtggtttggtcattttaacggttttgctccaatagtttaaaaatagccattttcctccctgatttttctaacttatcttcATTTTAGCTCCCAGCCTCTAACtccatcagggaggaaaatggctatttttaaactattggagcaaaaccgttaaaatgaccaaaccacagggtgcaaaacggaagtttactctttaaaATATGTAAGTTCGTTATGGGCTATTTTAGGACTTAATTAAATTTATACTATAATCTAAAACTCTAAATTAAAGTTATATGTgtgtatttatataaatataatacataaatatgtatactttgaatttgaatttcaaatcgaaccgaatttaaaattataaattcgtattcgattcctATCCGATTTACTGGATTCGAATTCGAATTGAATCGATTCcaaattcttgataatcgaattctgaacacccctagttcAAACCGCCAGGCAAAACCGGTAAGGTCCAGACGACCCACCCGAACCGGTCAGGCAGGTTTGCCCTTTCCTAAAAACATAGTTAGTGGTTCACCCAGAATTTTCATCAAAGCTGACCGAACTGGACCACGAACGCCCCTAGCTCAAGTTATCTAAAACGTAAGATGTGTAAAACAGTAGAGAATAAAATATACACACCAAGAATTGCTCTGTTCAAGTTATCCACAACATGTTGTCGGTATTCCAAGCTAAGTAGATGAAACATAGGTGATTTTTCTGGTTCAACATAAGCTAGCAAGCCCATAAAATCCTGCATGAAAGTAAGTCATTTAATAACCAAACTCAAAAGATTAATATAACGCAAACTACACAAATGACTTTCTTCCATGTAAAAAACGTACTTCGAGCTTTCCAACATATTTTTGCACTTTCCCAAAAGGGGCCAATTTGGCCTGCCCAAAATTAAGTGCTTCTGTTCTGCCACGAAATACGTTacatttagtaaaaaaaaaaaaaaatacatgcgTAAAGCGTAAGATAAACTAAATAATACTATTATTGTACTCACTGTTTTTTTGAGCATATAAGCTCAACAAAATGAAGGCTTAATAGATCAAAAAGCAGGTCCTTATTATTTTCAAAAAGGTCCGGTGACATCTGCTCTGTCAAATGAATAGCATCCAATGCGTTGCCCTCTAAAGCGGAGTGTAAAATCCCTGAAAATGTTACGTTAAAGAGTCTCATTAGCAAAAACATAATTATATACAGAGCATTCTAAAATAGTAGAACCTTACGTTTTCTTTTCTCCATGTCCTCTAGCTGAGCATTGGTTACTTTTAATCCAGTAGAAGTAACGAGTGATTCCAAAGTTTCTTTATAGCAACCATGTACGAGATATGATAAGATAATATTGTGGCTATCTTTGTCGTTAATTTTCTGCGAATTTCATTAGTGAAACTTAAAGTTATAATCAGATATATAGAACTAAAAAATTAAACTTTTCAACTAAGAACTACATAAAAGGATATCATCAATCGTTATAAACACAAAATGAAACTTTTCAAGATAAAAAACCACAAACAAAAGTAGAAATGTTTAGGGTTTGAAAGTGCATTTCATAGCCCTAACTATCTTCTTTCCATATTAAGTCAAGAATAATCAGCATAGCAAAACTATCTTTGTCTCTCTAAAGTTCCAACGGCTCGTGGATAGCCCGAGTTAAAAAACGCTTGCTTACTTGTGTTCCAATAGTAATCAATAATCCCATCTTCTACTACCAACCACCACTAGGGCTGATCATTTTTATCCAAAATCTGACCCGAATTCATAGCCACCCGAACCTGAATTAGCGAATACCTGAAAAACCCGAACCCAACCAACCCAAACTTTAAATGGTTCGGTTATTGGGTCACTTTTTCCCGTCtgaaaacccgaacaacccgacctGAAACACGAAACACGAAACCCGAAACCCAAAAAAACCCCaacatttattgtttttttccTTATAGAAGTGTTTTGGTTGGGAGTCTTTAATCTTTAATATATGGAACATTAAGTATTGGcacttttaaatattataatagcaaatgtttgaactttgatgataTTTTTAAAGTAGCAATATTAGTTTTGATGatatttggtaaaaaaaaaaaaacatttattatCATTTTACGTCTAAATCTgaaaaccgaacaaccggacccGCACTAACCCGAAAGTGAATAACCTAAACCCGACTAACCCGAACGTTAAATGGGTCGGTTATCCGGTCAATTTTTCCCGGATAAAAACCCGAACAACCTGACACAAAACCCGAAGAAAAAACCCAATAAACACCACCTTAATCACAAAGGTATGAAACCAAACATAACCTAGGGCTCACTTCTCAAAGATTTAAATCCTAAATAATCAGCAAACTCAACCATCACTAAGTCTCCAATCTGTGTAATTATTTAAACATTAGGGTTTCATTTGCCAACAGAAATATGCAGAAACCTACAGTATTACAATTACGAACCCTAGAAAAGCAAAAAACCATATGAAATCGTCAACAAAGCCACAAGTATCGAACAAATTAACCACAAACAGTTGAATGATGCATTGTTGAGTAACAAATGATGCGGTTTTTAAAggattgattgattgtttgttgATAATAACGATAAGTGGAAATGATGAGACTTACGATTTGTTCGTACTGCTTTGGATCGATATCCATTGTTGAAGGGCGTTGATATTGTTGCAAAGATTATTATGGATGAATAGTGATCGCATATACGATGGATCTGAATATGGACTTGTAAATTTCTACATTCTTTTTCAAAATGGTCCAAATGGTTGCTTCTCCAACGAAACAACGTTGTTGTTAATATATTTCtttttagggggtgtttgggttaAGCTTATTTTGGAGCAACTTATAACTAATAAGTTGTTTTTATAGTGTTTGGGTTAGTTTATTTAAGTTATTTTTGTGTGTTGAGAAGTTAGGATTTGTAACTTCTCACTTATGACTTATATAAGTCTTTTTGAGAAGGAATCTCAAACACCCCCTTAATATATCTCAGAGTATTCACATCATCCCTTCAATCAAATGCTAGGGCTTCGTAATAGGATTTTGGTCGGTATCAGTTTGGTTTGTTACAATCTTGATACGATTTTGGCATTCGATATAGCAACCGAAAGAGATATGTCTAAGAGGGTATTAACATGTTTTCTTTATATTTATAGAAAACCAAAAAATGAATACCGGTGCGGTGTCAGTGTTATTTGATTGGTATCGGTTCGGTTACTGACATTTGTTGTAGCTTACGGTACAAAAAAAGAGTCTATTGCTATACGTCGAGAAAAccatatgaaaaaataatgtaCAGGAACTGATGTTGCTTGGACGACATCGGTCGGTTTGTCCAAGTAAAAAAACTATATTTGACCCCATTTGAATTAAACTTTTATCGAATCATAAATCAAGACTAACTGAGTTAGTTTTTTAAGCCTATGTGGCATTTAGATGATGAATTAGAAGCATACGTGGACAGAGACTTGTTATATCATCTCTTTAACATCAATTTAACCCTAATTCCCAAACAAACACATCTTCTCCCCATCAATTGCAGACGAAGATCAATTGCAGACGAAGATCATCGTCGTTCTTGCCCTAATACCTCTCCCCCGTAGCCGTTCTTGCCCTAATTGCCCATTGAAACGTTCAGTCAACATGTCGTTGTCTTCTACCTCTGGTCTAATTCGAAAACCTAAAGTCTTCAAGGTCGATTTGGATGGAAATGTGTATTGTCATCATGACATTGTTGCGGTTCTTCGAGTAGCTGGACTTAAAAGTGAAAGACATGGTGAAGAATTTTACGGCTGTTCTCACTGGCCTGTAAGTTGAATTTGCAGATCAATTTGGTGTTTTGTAGATAGTCCATTGCAATTTCCTTATAGTTGTTGTGTTTTGGAGAGAGGGGATTGCAAATTCTTCCTCTGGAAAGAAGATGTTGATAAGATGTTCGTTGAACGTTCATACGACACCTCAACTCAAGTGACGTTTAAAGACCTGAAGATAAAGAACCTTGAATTACACAATATGTTATTAATAGAAGAGAAGAAGAACTTGAAAGCAATGAGATTTGACACAAAGACGAAGTCGAAGAAACCATATGTTCTAACCTTTGTAATTGCAATTGCCATATTGTTGTATTTGTGGAACTAGTATTTATTGATAATGAACAGTTGTGGTATTTAGTGTTTGTAACCATTTGTGCCCACTTGTTATGAAATGGACATCTAAGTTGTGCTTTTGTTACTTTGACTCAACTGGACATCTAAGTTAATGTACATGTTGACCATACTTGCAAGTGACTCAAACTGCATTTGAAGCCAAAATGGCCCAATGTTTGAACCAAAATTGACAAACTGTGTAAAGCAAAAGTGGCCAAAGTTTGACCAATTTGCAGTCAAACTGTAACTAGATGGAGAGTTGGACAAAGTTTGACCAAATTGCAGTCAAACTGTAACTAGGTGCAGAATTGGCCAAAGTATGAACCAAAGTGCAACTGCACTTGCAAGTGACTCAAACTGCATAACTAGGTGCAAAATTGGCCAAAGTTTGACCAATTTGCATTCAAACTGTAACTAGGTGCAGAATTggccaaattttgaaccaaagTGCAactgtgtaacaccccgtgttaccgaaagtcaaagtcaaagtcaaggttgactcctttgaccgtagttagtctattttatgtttttacgttagttgtattatgtggagtaattaattacaatcgaattaatcaaagtttatttatcgacgcgaaccgctttacgactgtgaatgataggaagtaacaatgcgataaagtcaattaatcaataatcgagctaatctaatcatcatcgaactcgagactcaaATTGTGcgaattttggtgttaatatacgtgtgtgtgtgccttatgtgttacttgtgcgtgtttactttatgttgtgtGTGGTagtcaatcgaaactcgaatcgaaactcgaaactcaatcgaacccAATCAAAATCGAATCATAATAACTGGTGGGAAGAGAATGtgcgagatatagatgattgtatgttagatatagtggttgggattaaaagtaatttgaataggaactctatcgtactcgcatcgccctcaatcgaaatcgaaatataaaaaaaatcgtcgcaccgaacactcgaatcaggcagctgaacgatcaggctctcggccgatcgaacagcccagccgatcggactgctgtccgatcggacaggctgtccgatcgggatgcctggccgatcggccaaccctttcctcttttggcagcctataaatacccttgtcattgtcatctttaccacttttggaaagctctgaccgaccagctcgtgctcccctctttTTACTCAGATTCTGTCCGATttcggtaagatttcatcctaaatcttgtactttcttgatctatacacactcctacacctttctatctttcaaatcttaaattttaaccatgaaatcatcaagattcaagtgttctaggatgatgttatcatggtgttcttgaagaacttcatgttttggcctcaatccaccaagaataacttggatctagccgatttacACATAATCAAACAAGGATCTTtgatagatctaaacatttacacggtgaaaaggattgaaagatggtttttcaattttctttcaactcttttacactcaatgccttcaaaaacTGATATAAACGGAACTTGTGCCGACTTGCaaatcattccggtggttgcatgactcaagatctggattccatccacgaggttcaccgatttcgggtagaacgttaaactctgttccgaacagtttaccggccggatttgggtgattcctgtccgatcaggaggaacaagtaagagcgagggttctatggttcaacttgaGGTTAAAACAACTCGATATAACGAccaacaatcagaacagccaagtgttagacgaacggacagcccagccgatcagaaaatcagccgatcgaccaggccagccgatcgggtAGCACCTGGCCCCACACTTGAACAATtccatgaagtctagtattgaacggaCTGCTGTTCAATCGGACTATCGTccgatttgaattactcttcggatcatgagatactatgcttcaacacttagtcgattttcaacatgttcaacgcgttggagtgccacccgatcgaacagccgtccgatcaggtgacaccctaaTAAGAACTTGTTTGCTGAAGTACCTAACTGATCGgttagccggccgatcgaacggaccgttcgatcgatcgacctgaaaggtaaggaaaCTTCAATGTTTctaatgctacaacgaaaacttcaaaagtcaaaccatcatacacaaacacatctcactcaaaggaagaaacaatccactcaaacagccatccgatcggcttaccgaccgaccggacaggctgtccgaacggagtGCCAATCCGAACGGTCAAGCCGTTCGATCGgacaaccgtccgatcgaccagctgtccgaccctccaacacttgttttccgtttACGCGttgctcatcgttatgctattgaactattcaggctaaccctactcttaagtgctccctttaatccatcaatcactgtgagtatactcgaaccctttttgctttagcacttttgggtgttacatacgttactgaTTCTAAATCaaaatcgaacacactactcaattaatttaaacgctaaccgttaccgcatgtattatatgcctaaatgaatgcttgttgttatgtttacacgtggaatgctgtctcacggaggttgttaaggacaattacttgcatggattacggtggtaatcatgtattgcgaactgcctcaggcagtcaacccgcagtcattggtatcgatagatccatgtcgataattaacatgcttcgttttcctccgtgtacgtgctggttatgcgtaaactatttcgaactctattatgctattatcaaacttgtatgctcacctttacattttatgtattgactttattttaacgtatgtgacaggtgtttaagatgcttatctgctaggaaggtgAAGCTAGAGTGAAAGTCTAGagtatagttgtctgtagatcttgcagcttgagtctctagacatagataaacaatatttatatttgaaatctgagttgtcggaacagaatatttgacttgatgttatctgtaataatttgtttgctatttaaggtacggtatgggacgtactatataaattgaatagtaatgatagttgttatggaaatttctggacaatctgtttcgctcagtgccatgccctgatgattccgccatcggttggggtatgatagattggtatcagagccataactatagggaattaggctagactcgACCTAGTACGGGTCgaagtcttagagacctagactgtAGTTAGAAACCAACAGActaagcttatgtgctatatatcCTGCCAATTCTCATCATCACCGCACTCGAATTTTTAATAATGAGAAGgcgatttagtcaagattaagtgtgaaaaccgcaaacgcTCGACTAAATTGTTGGATCAATGTTGTTTTATCAACTTATTAATAATCCCTTCATTATgctttttcaataacgaacgcttgttcAACGGGAGATTAtaaaatcaggagtgaaatccatattttgatgaataatctcctcaactTTACTagaacaaggaagaagttgctaagttaggggtgaaaccctaaccttgacaacttgttccgacttttatttatctcaccaaggcctcgacggactccaacgacctgaactcacgagtatgacctagggaatacgtgctgaatgcccaagaatcgaggcggaaacacgatcccgaaagtcgaaatgtgacgacaagtctattgaaAATAGTCGAAtcaccttgggtagtcgatgtctaatagccgcagacgatctatttctcgatttttttatgtgtttcgattctgagcccgcaactgttGACTCTGATGATTTGTCGATTTTATGCGTGTTATGTGTATTTATCTGTTTACATGTTTAAAATTTTGGAAAATTTGTTCAATtattgctatcacttcgatcgacacacacgactcgcattgctcttctatctcaaaacgGTAACAAGTCGCTACAATCTAGACGACATTATGCTATGATATCCGCCTATACTATACTCGACACGCCATACGATTATGCTATACTACTCAAAATGCTATACACGACCgatatatacgaacgacacgcgagctttgaatgataggtttctgtattctgactgcctctgtgattgaATGCGTAAGTGCTTCTGTGTtcctgtgccctacgtgcttgtGTGCTtgtgtgcttatgtgcttctgtgactacatgaatctgtgattatgtgcttatgtgtttatgcgatacgtgtttcgacgtgttcctgagctttagtaagtagtagacgtgggaggtgagattcgattttgatgtatctgagacctacgacgatgtctgttgcagaccatgtcgtcatccggacaccaaaccccacttacccgccaagaaaagagagacagacgtcttgctgctatcatcacCAAACAAGTAGCTAaggctgtgagcgatgtctatgaaaacgtcagcaaatcttccgaggagtcgagaactgaagctcccaaagatgctaccaggactgttttcagctttaaacagttcaaggcatgcggaccaaaggaattcaccggagaagatggcccaacagctatgtttcaatggtttgattccatcgaagtcactttgcgccaaagcggctgtccagaaaatctccgtaccctaaacgtaaccggcgtcttccagtcccaagctctagactggtggacggccgagcgaaacaaacgcgagaatgatgcagcttatgagctgacatggaaagagctgaaagccatcatgatggacgaattctgccctccccttgaacgccaaaagctggaggacgagttttggaacattaagcagaaggatggagataacgcagccctaactgctcgctttaaacagctcagcatcatttgtcccaatcaagtcaagacgtcagacatggccatcaagaagtacattcgagctttacccgactgtgttgccgattttgttcacgccgcgaagacctcatcaattgaagagacatacttgcttgccgccgagatcaacgacaagcgagtaaaagctggtttctgggataagccctccaagtctctgcatcaagccaccactgcatcgaccgccgaaaccgccactgctcaaccatcaaagtcatcacgccgcaggaagaagcacaacaataacaacagctccagcaacaagaactgtgctgtcactaccgctgctgctcctctgcaagccgtaccggctcagcatcagtctcatcatcgaccagcaccagttactcaagcgccgccagccacgcgtgcttacacaggtcctcacccgctctgcccgacgtgctcatatcatcatccggtgggtcttgcctgtcgtttctgcgctcattgaAATTTGTACGGTCACTTCACTGcaaattgtcgctatggtcctcgtcaagccccagttcaagccactgctcaccaagctctactcccagccccgcaaggccaacaagcggctcaggcacatgcgatcaatgctcgagtttgctttgcatgtggtgaccctaaccactttgcaaacatgtgcccgaacagggtggtgaagcaagagccccagcagcagtaGCAGCCTCAgtagcagcaacaagcagcacgcgccagaaccttcaacatcaatgctcgccaagcccaggctgacaacaacgtggttaatggtacgttccttgtgaatggtatttatgcatcgtgtttgtttgatactggagccgataactgctttgtatcgtttgaattcgagaagctccttagtcgtaaacgctcttatctcccctcatcattcgaagttgaagtcgctactggaagaactgtcgccgtaaattctgttcttcgtgattgtactctcgagctcaacaatcacatctttccaatcgacctcattccgatgcaactcggaagttttgacgtcatagtaggcatggactttcttcgcgaaaaccatgttgaagttgtgtgcttcgacaagatgattcgattctcgctcgcgaatggtgacttattgtgtgtctatggcgaaacttcgtcgaaaggtctcaagctcatgtcgtgtgtccaagctagcaagtatctccgtaaggaatacagagctttcttggccaacattgtagtagcggagaaggaaaagaaaaggaagacagaagtaAAAGACGTTCCcatggttcgtgaatttcctcaggtgttccctgatgatcttcctggactaccgtcaagtcgtgatatcgacttccgtatcgacctcattcctggagctaaccccgtagccaaagccccttatcgactcgcgccatccaaaatgcgggaactctcgaaccaactccaggaattacttgaaaagggctttattcgcccaagcacctctccttggggcgcaccagtcctttttgtcaaaaagaaggatgggtcgttcaggatgtgtatcgactaccgggaattgaataagctaaccatcaagcaCCGTTATCCCCtccctcgaatcgatgacttgtttgatcagctgcatggtgctacgtgtttctcgaagatcgatctacgctcaggctatcatcaattacgtattcaggaagaagatatacctgaaaccgcttttcgcacccgttacggccactatgagttcgttgttatgccttttggtttaagcaacgcacccgcggttttcatggatctgatgaatcgcgtgtgtaagccttatctcgaccatttcgtcatcgtgttcatcgacgatgtcttgatctattccaaatcgaaagccgaacacgcgcaacatctacgtttggttctcgagttacttcaggggaaccaactctatgccaagttctccaagtgcgaattttggttagaagagattcagtttctgggtcacatcgtgaatagtcaaggtatccatgtcgatcccgcgaagattgaagcagtcaagagttggattacgcctaagaacccgtctgaagtctgttcttttctcggattagtgggctattatcgacgatttatcgaagga belongs to Helianthus annuus cultivar XRQ/B chromosome 5, HanXRQr2.0-SUNRISE, whole genome shotgun sequence and includes:
- the LOC110941277 gene encoding ran-binding protein M homolog — translated: MDIDPKQYEQIKINDKDSHNIILSYLVHGCYKETLESLVTSTGLKVTNAQLEDMEKRKRILHSALEGNALDAIHLTEQMSPDLFENNKDLLFDLLSLHFVELICSKKQTEALNFGQAKLAPFGKVQKYVGKLEDFMGLLAYVEPEKSPMFHLLSLEYRQHVVDNLNRAILAHAYMPSFSKLERIIQQATVVRQCLSEELGKDVLSPFSLKDFLKRS